aaataattttctgcCTCTGAATTATTAGTAATAATCTCGTATCCTTCAGATTTAATTCTTTTTCTAGTATCAGCTCCAGGTCCATTATTTTCTAATTCTGCAAAACacattttcttttctctcttagAAGACCCTAATGACCAACCTTCAGGATCTATCACATTTCCTATATAAGATTGCATAATTAGGGTTCTTGAATATCGTCCGGCGGGCCGACCTAAGTACGTCGGAATATTCCAAGATTCTGTTTCTTGAGTTATATTGCAGTCATGCAATACAAATCCTGTCGTTTCGGTTCTTTCTGTCCTGCCTTGTGCAGTTACGGTgtaaaagttatttaatttgGATGATTTTCTGACAAGAATTTGAGATTTTTGGATTATTGTTGCGGAATCTCCAAAGATTATGTCTTTGGATCCGATAATGATACATTCTCGATAGAATTGTCGTTGAGCTAATGCGTATAATGAGCGTTCTGATCCTTCTATCTTGCACCTGAAGATGGCTGCTTTATCAGATTGTATTCTGAGAGCTACCGTTTCTCTATCCGATTTTGCCCTGTTTTGTATTGTCATCGACTTGCATACAAATCCATCTCCAAGCACAGCTGCAATTACACAATTATTTTAGGACTTATTAATGTTATAAGAATAGTTTGTAAAAGGAATGTGCAAAAACAGAACCGATAAACCGAATCAGATAGCACCTAAAATATAGGTTTGCTTTGAGATTATATTCAAGATATTAAGTAATCCGTTTGAGCAATCTATTTATTTGCTGAATTTATAATAATCCTTTTATATATTACCTCCAAAAAAAACAGACCAAATTAACTAGAATGTCAAAATGTAAGATACAAAAAGTTTCGGTAAACGTTAAATGATAAGTTTTCTTTATAACTTACCAATAGTAGCTGTCCGATAGGCTGGAAATCCATCTGTAGCGTGTTTCGAGTCGGAAACGATTGTTTTATCAATCCCGTCACCGTACATATACACATTGGTAAGATTCAGAGGAACAAATACATGTTCATTGTAGACTCCTGCCTtgacatatataacatataatccatttccatttaatttatatgaatttagaGCTTCACCAATGGTTCTAAATTGCCCTGATCCATCACCAGCCACAATAGCATCAGGCTGCAGTGTACTACTCTCATTCCCCTCTAAAAGCCTCCGGTTTGCAAACGAAAACCACGACGGATAGTCGTCGCTAAGCAGGATTCGAgatgtattattattttcaggTGGAGTTTGGATCTTCAAATACGAATCAAGAATAGCTAAAGCATTGCTCGTTTTCTGTTTCGGATTTTTGAGGGCATTGTTCATTGCCAATTTGCTATCCTTGTTCATAAGTCCGTCGCTACAAGCTTCTTGATACGCAAGGACAGCGCTCAACCAGTTCTTGATATCAGCGGAATTTGTGTCTAACAAATCCGAGTTATTAGATGCTGCAGAAACTGCAGCCTTAAGATCATATAATCCTAATGATAACAATTCATCACAATCATTTAGAGCCTGATGATCAATTCCGATGTTGCTGTCACTTAAAAGTTGTTTCGATAAATCCTTAACAAAATTCACATCTTGAATTGCTTCGTTAATAGCAGCAACAATAAAATCTTGGTAAGTCGAGTTTTTTCCATTCGTAACGTATGATAAAGAAGTTCGGCAAGTTGGAACATAATCTGTCTGCAAACAAACAGATTCAAGGGTAGGAAAGTTTGACGCCAATGCTTTATTTGAAGATGCTGACGATGAATTTTGTGGCAAATGTAGATCCGGAGCTGGAGGTGGTGGTGACAATCGAGACGCTGAGACGTCACCAGGTGTTGGAGAAGCTCTGTAAGAAGCAGCAAAGCCAATAATAACACAAGCAATGAGAACAAAAGAGAATCCTATAACAATCACATTGCCTATTTTGCCACCTCTATCGTCCAAATCCATACTTCTTAATTATTTCCGCGATTTCCGTTTACTTTTTTCTTTAGGGTTCGAAGAAATGAACAAGTGTCTTTTCTAACACAAGTTCTTAATTCTCCCTAGACAAATAAACACCTTATTACATTAGCAGCAAATAAGGATGGTCTCAAACATGTAATAACATGCAGCAATTTGCAGTTAGAACTGCATAAGCCAAGCAAGCAAGCAGCCTGTTACAGCTTCTTTTGGAaagttaacaaaaaaaaaatgtttattcaGTTAGGTCTAACATAAATGACAAATTATAGTTTGTCAGTTCTAAAAAAACAGTAATTAGTTTTTAAACTATGGATAATTTTTAAACACTGAAGATTATTGCTTTAATTTCATGGATAAAAACAGTAGTAGTTAATTAGTTCTTAAATATGTTATGTTAATATTGGTGGTACGTCTATATAGGAACTTACTTAAACTACTTAAGCTATTTTTAAGCAAACCAATTATTGCATTTTCTAGAAAAACAGAAACTAAGAAAAGATAGAacagtttaacatttttatcggTTTGGCTCACTTATTTCACCAATCTGTTGGATTATTTATGAATTCACATAGTTTATGCTCTACACTATGATCAATAGATGGAGAAGTGACAAATATTTGAGGATTTATAACTTCTTCTCCTTCATCTTAGGTGTAATAAAGCCCATTATCAATAAGTAGGAGTGTGCAAAAACCAAACCGACAAATTCGGTTCTGTTTGGTTCagtttaaaattataactaaattatttagttagttcggtttggtttgatttggtttggtttgatagtaaaaaaataattaaaactaactaATCCGGTTAGATTTTGTTTGAACTATATATAAATTTCTCATAATTCAGTTCGGATcaattttgaaacaaaatcaatttcCTTTTCCTTTGAACGATATGCCACGTCATGTAAGACACATCTCTCATGTGTTgcaaatttcacttttttgttTAAACAATCAAAAAATGTGCACATATTCATAATCATGAGAGGTGTGTTGTATATTGACGTGGCACATGTGTTGCATGGGATATTTATTCTTGAAAGAATGTACACCCTTATTACTACATATTTTGTTATCCgcaaactataaattatttcttcCGTAAGTTATAGCAAAACAAGATCAAAATAGCATTATTGAGAATAATACAATGGCACATAATTGATATCTTTTTCAAAATTCAAGATTTGTTTCCTGTATAATCAAATAGCACATGTTCCAATCCGCATATTTCTATAGCTAGAAAACAGAAAAGCTttcaaaaaattgataaaagaaaAGATTTGAGCAAGAAAAAAGCTAGCATTTGTCACCTGCAGAGAGCACTCATCTCCATAGCTGAAATGAAATAATTCCTCTTAAAACCCAAAAGCAGCCATTATTCCTTCCTTAGCAGTGGAAAACAACATTTTTTCCTAGAAAAAGTAAAAAGGGTAAAAATGAGCAATGTTTAAAGATATGGTCTTTTTCTGTTTGTGATGAGAAAAAGTTTTCACTTTTGCACTTGCACTGGCTTAAAAAGAGAAATTTAAAAGGAACATTAAAGAGAAGAAAAGAGGAAAAGCCGAAAAGGTCTCCTCAATAAATTCAATCTTTTAGGAGACCActacaattatttatttattattatttctttttaaaaatgtatgatCTAATAAAGAATTAAAATTCATCGATTACGTATGAACTCGTAGGATGAAAGATCTGAAACATCATATCATAAGCCAGGTTTTCTGCTTCATACCTCAGAATAGCAGCCTTGAGCactaagatttgtttcgcaccAAGTCTGAAATATCCACCTGGAATGTAGAGCTCATAATAAAACACAATATGTTAAAAAGCAATCACCAAGTAATCTAAAGAGAACCATTAACTTGCACTTCTGCTTGTAAAGCTGAAGTTTGAAGGTTGAATAAGATAGCAATGAGCAATTGAAAAGAACACATTCAAGATAcatgaaatgaaaaaacaagAACGGAAACAAAAAGATGCTCGAATTTCACGTTTAAAGGAAAGCAACCAAGTATGTAATATATGGAACATTGCAAAACCTGGGTTATCCTTGTAACTGAACATGGTTTTGAATAATACATACAACATTCAGCAGAACTTCCTCTTATTTTTCTGCCAATTCAAAGCAGAAGTAACGCATTACGCATTTGTATGAACTTGGAACCTACAAGTCGCGGCAGACTAGAAAAACACACTAAAGATCCTCAAATATTTACACTGTGAACTCACTGACGAGATATCTGGACAATACTTTTAACTATGAATTGGCTCGAGGACTTGTTTCCTCAGCCAAGGCCCTTTAACTGCTCTCCTGGAATGTAGTGGAGCGCGAAAGAGCTGCTGGATTTGCTTCCAGTATAGGAGTGGATTCTGGTACATGGTCCTTTCTCTCTGCTTTGGATTCAAAAGGCTTGAAGACAGAACCTTTTGATACAGGATTCTTCTGGTCTCCCTTAAGACCTAATGTGCCCCATAGAGGACTTCTTGAAGTCTCATTTGTGTCATCAATTCTCAGAGTCTTTGGAACCAATACACAATTGTCTGCTTGCTCTTCATCCATAAGATTCAAGTCTCTACCATGCTTGCCTAACTTTGGCGAGCCATTTCCTGAGCAACAACTGGTGCTAGTAGAGGATGATGGGGAAGAGCAACCATTAGATCCGTTTACGGCCAAATTTCCTGCTCCAGCAGCCCACAGAGGCACGCAGCCTAAATATGAAGCCGGTACAAGTTGCAAAGGAATGCTAGGTGAACAAAAGCTAGGAACTGCTAGTATTGGCGTAGAGCACCATTGAACTTGATTGGAATTGTTGCTATTTGGCATGCAAGGTTGTGCTGTGGACAGCTGAGCTGCTGTCATGGAGGTTGCGTTGCTCCAATTAGGGGCTACGGGGAAAACCCACGGAGGAACAGGATAACACTGTAAAGGATGTGGCACACTGAGCTCATTAGTAGGTCCCGGCAGGCCTACTGGCTCCTTTTGTGCAATAGTTTCAGGTAATTCATTTCTTCCACAAGCAGATAACGACAAGGAGGATCCGCATGACGATGGCTCCTCCGGAATTTCTCGGCAATTGGATGAACTCATCTCAGAGTATCTCTTTTGTTCTCCAAGATTGAGTGCTGTCTCCATGGATTCGCAAAGTGGTGGTTCCGGGCCAAATTTTAGCACCACGCCGTTTCCTGTTGTCGAAGGCCTCAACATGGTTTGAGATTCAACAGACGACATAAGTTGGTGGCTGGCTGAGTCTGAGTTTTCAATACTGGTAATTGGCACCCCATCTGAAGATACTAATATATGGCGGTACTGAGAGGCTAGGTGCTTATTTTTCCTCCGCCCAGCACCAATTGGGACATTTCTCATCGTTCCACCAGCTGTCCAATATCTCTGGCAATTTTTGCAGAAATGTCTTGGTTGGTTGACATTGTAGTTATTAAAGTAACAGAATTTTGTGTCTAAACTGTTACATCGTGGACACGGCACGATCTTATCTGGCTTCTTGAAAACTTTTTCTTGGTCTGTACAATCAGTCTCTGCCTCGTCTTCTTTGGGTTCGGAAGCTGCTTTTGCTACCTCATTCACTTGATTAGGGGTTTGGCCTTCTTCCGTAGTTTGTCCTGTCGCAGATGACTTAGCCGGTTCTCCTAAGTTGGCTTCACCACAACTCTCAGTTTCTCCTTTTATGTTACCATTGCAGCTATTCTGGAGATCAAATTGAAGTTATTAGACTTCATTtgcaaattaaaatttacaagGAAAGCAAAAATCTAAAGCAAAAGACAAAATCAAATTACAAGAAAAATTGAATAAACAAAGAACCAAAATGCAACTCCAAACTGAACTACTACTTAACAGTAAtccttcaatattttttatattatacttcattttcattATAATTGCGCatcttaaatcaaaaaaaaaatcgtgCCTTCTAGCAATCATGTTCAAATATTACATATGAATTGACAATACTAAATTACGACTTTACGAGAATCTGATATAAATATGATAAAGCAATTTGATGGCGGAATGGACAGTATAGACAAAAAATCATATGATCAATTTAAAGTGCAAGAAATCAAAGAGTTAAGAGCTTAGGAACACAATCACTTTGATAAAAATGAAATCATGAGTGATACCGGAATTTCGACTTCTACTAATTAGCAAATGAAATGCTATAATTACAAACACTCAGAATCATCTATGCTATGGCCTGAACTTTAACTTCTAGAACTtccaaaaagaaagaaaatcagTTAAGCACAAATTTTAGGCCTTTTTCCTAAAAGAACATTCAAACTTGAAATTAGCATCACTGTCCTAAGAAATTAAATTGCTcaccaaaaaataaaacacataacaacaaagaagaaaaaagagagacaaaaatagaaaagaacTCACTTTTTTCAtatcataataaatataatgataattaattataatatccaCATACAAGCTCAAGAACATATTCCCATTAACATTAGTTCAAAGATTTAA
This region of Mercurialis annua linkage group LG1-X, ddMerAnnu1.2, whole genome shotgun sequence genomic DNA includes:
- the LOC126661915 gene encoding pectinesterase-like isoform X2; its protein translation is MEMSALCRASPTPGDVSASRLSPPPPAPDLHLPQNSSSASSNKALASNFPTLESVCLQTDYVPTCRTSLSYVTNGKNSTYQDFIVAAINEAIQDVNFVKDLSKQLLSDSNIGIDHQALNDCDELLSLGLYDLKAAVSAASNNSDLLDTNSADIKNWLSAVLAYQEACSDGLMNKDSKLAMNNALKNPKQKTSNALAILDSYLKIQTPPENNNTSRILLSDDYPSWFSFANRRLLEGNESSTLQPDAIVAGDGSGQFRTIGEALNSYKLNGNGLYVIYVKAGVYNEHVFVPLNLTNVYMYGDGIDKTIVSDSKHATDGFPAYRTATIAVLGDGFVCKSMTIQNRAKSDRETVALRIQSDKAAIFRCKIEGSERSLYALAQRQFYRECIIIGSKDIIFGDSATIIQKSQILVRKSSKLNNFYTVTAQGRTERTETTGFVLHDCNITQETESWNIPTYLGRPAGRYSRTLIMQSYIGNVIDPEGWSLGSSKREKKMCFAELENNGPGADTRKRIKSEGYEIITNNSEAENYFPSNFIQANLWLGQIQVPFEDNLL
- the LOC126661924 gene encoding cyclic dof factor 2-like, translating into MNQTNNISVKSNYSNMSQCKDPAIKLFGRNIPVPDIQILPKPPSKNSCNGNIKGETESCGEANLGEPAKSSATGQTTEEGQTPNQVNEVAKAASEPKEDEAETDCTDQEKVFKKPDKIVPCPRCNSLDTKFCYFNNYNVNQPRHFCKNCQRYWTAGGTMRNVPIGAGRRKNKHLASQYRHILVSSDGVPITSIENSDSASHQLMSSVESQTMLRPSTTGNGVVLKFGPEPPLCESMETALNLGEQKRYSEMSSSNCREIPEEPSSCGSSLSLSACGRNELPETIAQKEPVGLPGPTNELSVPHPLQCYPVPPWVFPVAPNWSNATSMTAAQLSTAQPCMPNSNNSNQVQWCSTPILAVPSFCSPSIPLQLVPASYLGCVPLWAAGAGNLAVNGSNGCSSPSSSTSTSCCSGNGSPKLGKHGRDLNLMDEEQADNCVLVPKTLRIDDTNETSRSPLWGTLGLKGDQKNPVSKGSVFKPFESKAERKDHVPESTPILEANPAALSRSTTFQESS
- the LOC126661915 gene encoding pectinesterase-like isoform X1, translated to MDLDDRGGKIGNVIVIGFSFVLIACVIIGFAASYRASPTPGDVSASRLSPPPPAPDLHLPQNSSSASSNKALASNFPTLESVCLQTDYVPTCRTSLSYVTNGKNSTYQDFIVAAINEAIQDVNFVKDLSKQLLSDSNIGIDHQALNDCDELLSLGLYDLKAAVSAASNNSDLLDTNSADIKNWLSAVLAYQEACSDGLMNKDSKLAMNNALKNPKQKTSNALAILDSYLKIQTPPENNNTSRILLSDDYPSWFSFANRRLLEGNESSTLQPDAIVAGDGSGQFRTIGEALNSYKLNGNGLYVIYVKAGVYNEHVFVPLNLTNVYMYGDGIDKTIVSDSKHATDGFPAYRTATIAVLGDGFVCKSMTIQNRAKSDRETVALRIQSDKAAIFRCKIEGSERSLYALAQRQFYRECIIIGSKDIIFGDSATIIQKSQILVRKSSKLNNFYTVTAQGRTERTETTGFVLHDCNITQETESWNIPTYLGRPAGRYSRTLIMQSYIGNVIDPEGWSLGSSKREKKMCFAELENNGPGADTRKRIKSEGYEIITNNSEAENYFPSNFIQANLWLGQIQVPFEDNLL